From the Candidatus Brocadiia bacterium genome, one window contains:
- a CDS encoding ORF6N domain-containing protein: MTHLIPAEIIEQKIFLIRGHKVMLSTHLAKLYGVGAKVLIQAVKRNITRFPEDFMFQLTWPEAQPLRSQTVTLKGEGSARGKHVKYQPYAFTEQGVAMLSSVLNSERAIQVNIAIMRAFVKLRQILSTHKELARKLEGLEKKYDAQFRVVFDAIRQLMETPEEPPKPKIGFHKT, translated from the coding sequence ATGACCCACTTGATACCCGCGGAAATAATCGAGCAGAAGATATTCCTGATACGTGGTCATAAGGTAATGCTCAGTACTCATTTAGCCAAGCTTTATGGCGTTGGAGCGAAGGTATTAATCCAGGCGGTAAAACGCAATATTACCAGGTTTCCCGAAGACTTCATGTTCCAATTAACCTGGCCAGAGGCGCAACCTTTAAGGTCACAAACTGTGACCTTAAAAGGTGAAGGTTCAGCCAGAGGCAAACACGTTAAATACCAGCCTTACGCCTTTACCGAACAGGGAGTGGCTATGCTTTCCAGCGTTTTGAACAGCGAAAGAGCCATCCAGGTAAACATCGCCATAATGCGGGCGTTCGTGAAACTGCGCCAGATACTCTCAACGCACAAAGAACTGGCCCGCAAGCTCGAAGGGCTGGAAAAGAAATACGACGCCCAGTTCCGGGTGGTCTTTGACGCCATCAGGCAATTGATGGAAACTCCCGAAGAACCGCCCAAACCAAAGATTGGCTTTCATAAAACGTAA
- a CDS encoding serine protease: MRRYTVSGLALIVGLLVFGFPIKGQSPQSPEILIVDLSKKAPSNPYQTEYEKMLYPTVRIKALFSMGTGVVIDDYIITAAHVVGNSSTVTIELFHPDNVKLEASVVITDTGKDLALLKPAKPLLYSARLAPKDYTPYIFSPIWTVGCSLGLTPRPSSGIISVIEDTYWEVSSPVLPGNSGGPVYTLVPSNDGNASTYEVIGIAVWVRIYKDQLITTMAGIVPISEIYEFLGNVPTE; the protein is encoded by the coding sequence ATGAGAAGATATACAGTAAGCGGATTGGCGCTGATTGTCGGGTTGCTGGTTTTTGGATTCCCCATAAAGGGGCAAAGCCCACAAAGCCCGGAAATACTCATTGTGGACTTGTCTAAGAAAGCACCAAGTAATCCCTACCAAACAGAGTACGAGAAAATGCTCTATCCTACCGTAAGGATAAAAGCATTGTTTTCTATGGGCACGGGAGTCGTTATCGATGACTACATTATCACGGCGGCTCACGTGGTTGGCAACAGCTCAACAGTCACTATTGAATTATTTCACCCTGATAATGTAAAATTAGAAGCAAGCGTTGTCATTACCGATACGGGTAAAGATTTAGCCTTGCTTAAACCGGCTAAACCGCTTCTTTATTCCGCCCGGCTGGCGCCGAAGGATTATACCCCATACATATTTAGCCCTATCTGGACCGTTGGATGTTCGCTCGGATTAACACCCCGTCCATCATCCGGTATCATTTCTGTTATTGAAGATACATATTGGGAAGTGTCTAGTCCTGTATTACCCGGTAACTCTGGAGGACCCGTCTATACGTTAGTCCCGTCGAATGACGGGAACGCCTCCACTTATGAAGTAATCGGAATCGCCGTCTGGGTGCGCATCTACAAAGACCAGTTAATAACCACCATGGCGGGAATAGTCCCGATTAGTGAGATTTATGAATTCTTAGGGAATGTCCCGACGGAATAG
- a CDS encoding HEAT repeat domain-containing protein: MIRIISVTLVLMILLPGCMSAAMVVSGKQFSQEQEKAALIQKAVKSLSIPDSSTRLRALMDICDLQAKEAIPDITGLLSDSDANVRGSAIYVLAVLEAKESIPEITKLLNDPKPNVRQSARRALRELGAADQPSEQFLVEAALVTFDSPKERDKISAVCVGKHLSEALALITDTGEHIKVVNGRTLVLDGQPGTFGSVRVEYDGVEKVVLASFIVEQYQQPMVSLSLTLTDASDGCYSEQSRRMNVETGKVIVLTASTASGETSSTKFWLIEITESK; the protein is encoded by the coding sequence ATGATACGAATCATCTCAGTTACGCTGGTTTTGATGATACTATTGCCGGGCTGTATGTCTGCGGCTATGGTCGTATCCGGCAAGCAGTTCAGTCAGGAGCAGGAAAAGGCGGCATTAATACAAAAAGCCGTGAAATCATTATCAATCCCGGACAGCAGCACGCGCCTGCGCGCCCTTATGGATATTTGCGACCTGCAGGCTAAGGAAGCTATTCCGGACATAACCGGATTATTGTCGGATTCGGATGCTAATGTGCGCGGGTCCGCCATTTATGTCCTTGCCGTGTTGGAAGCCAAAGAATCTATCCCGGAAATAACCAAGCTCCTGAACGACCCCAAGCCAAATGTGCGCCAGTCGGCCCGGCGCGCGCTCCGGGAGCTGGGCGCCGCAGACCAGCCGTCGGAACAGTTCCTGGTCGAAGCCGCTCTGGTCACCTTCGACTCCCCGAAAGAGCGCGACAAGATATCAGCCGTATGCGTCGGCAAGCACCTATCTGAAGCGCTGGCCTTGATAACAGATACGGGCGAGCATATCAAAGTCGTAAATGGCCGCACCCTTGTCCTTGACGGCCAGCCCGGAACCTTCGGCTCCGTCAGGGTCGAATATGACGGTGTGGAAAAAGTGGTCCTGGCCTCATTCATAGTCGAACAGTACCAGCAGCCCATGGTATCGTTGTCACTGACGCTGACCGACGCCAGCGATGGCTGTTATTCCGAGCAATCGCGCCGGATGAACGTGGAAACAGGCAAGGTAATCGTCCTGACCGCCAGCACGGCGTCAGGAGAAACGTCCTCCACCAAATTCTGGCTGATAGAAATCACCGAGTCCAAATGA
- a CDS encoding HEAT repeat domain-containing protein → MNLFLRISIGLTFLAVLGGSILCTRMFRPPKPEPREIRIPKLIAQIEKYKGMQTGYDWDGPLVAARELAAFDAKEALPVLVKFLKDGYRVPCCCGSMLDGAIIKLGGKAVISDMLELLKSPDDIIRSAAVSILGGVGAQEAIPEITKLLSDPYSEVRGEAVYALMNLKAKESAPAIKKLLSDPEEFMRYRAQEALKELGVPEEKK, encoded by the coding sequence ATGAACCTATTCCTGCGCATAAGCATAGGCCTGACGTTTCTGGCGGTCCTCGGCGGCAGCATTTTATGCACCCGCATGTTTCGGCCGCCTAAACCCGAGCCTCGGGAAATCCGCATCCCCAAGCTGATTGCCCAAATAGAAAAATATAAAGGCATGCAAACCGGGTATGACTGGGACGGCCCGCTCGTCGCCGCGCGGGAGCTTGCGGCGTTCGACGCCAAAGAAGCCCTGCCGGTTCTGGTGAAATTCTTGAAAGACGGCTATCGCGTTCCCTGTTGTTGCGGCAGCATGCTTGACGGAGCGATTATAAAATTAGGCGGCAAAGCGGTTATTTCCGACATGCTGGAATTGCTCAAAAGCCCGGACGATATTATTCGCAGCGCCGCCGTCAGCATCCTGGGCGGCGTCGGCGCCCAAGAAGCCATACCCGAGATAACCAAATTGCTCTCCGACCCCTACTCCGAAGTGCGCGGCGAAGCCGTATACGCCCTGATGAATTTAAAAGCTAAAGAATCCGCCCCGGCCATAAAGAAGTTATTATCCGACCCTGAAGAATTCATGCGCTATCGGGCTCAAGAAGCGCTCAAGGAACTGGGCGTGCCGGAGGAAAAGAAATAA
- a CDS encoding HEAT repeat domain-containing protein: MNIFLKLSILLTGLLVIAAGVHSVISKSRQMQIQEALIQLTIPNGDERVTAIYTFADLNAREAIPAITKLLQHKDSGVRDAALMALKELGVEITPPVSPPADEARRQRIKEALIQITTGPGWSEQESAAKRLIALNAKEVIPEITGLLQDNDPKVRGLSAQALGLLDDLGAKEAIPEITTLLKDKDSRVRKSALIALMKLDAKKSIPDIIQLLQNKEIFGVRNMAIEALWRLDAKEAIPDLAKLLQDNNQDIRRAARAALKELGTEVPEENKK, translated from the coding sequence ATGAATATATTCTTGAAGCTGAGTATCTTATTGACCGGACTACTCGTAATCGCGGCCGGGGTGCACTCAGTCATCAGTAAATCACGCCAGATGCAGATACAAGAAGCTTTGATCCAACTCACAATTCCGAACGGAGATGAGCGAGTAACGGCTATTTATACTTTTGCTGACCTTAATGCTAGGGAAGCCATCCCCGCTATTACTAAATTGTTACAGCATAAGGACTCAGGCGTCCGTGATGCGGCCCTGATGGCGCTCAAGGAGCTGGGAGTGGAAATTACCCCGCCCGTCTCGCCGCCGGCAGATGAAGCCCGCCGGCAACGGATAAAAGAAGCTCTGATTCAAATCACAACCGGCCCTGGCTGGAGCGAGCAAGAAAGTGCTGCTAAACGCCTTATTGCGCTGAATGCCAAAGAGGTAATTCCGGAAATTACCGGATTATTGCAGGATAACGATCCAAAGGTCCGCGGGTTGTCTGCGCAGGCATTAGGTTTGCTTGATGACCTTGGCGCTAAGGAGGCTATTCCAGAAATCACCACACTATTGAAAGATAAGGACTCAAGGGTTCGCAAGTCGGCTCTTATTGCATTGATGAAACTTGACGCTAAAAAGTCCATACCAGATATTATCCAACTATTACAGAATAAAGAAATATTTGGTGTTCGTAACATGGCTATTGAGGCATTGTGGCGACTTGACGCAAAGGAAGCCATTCCTGATCTTGCTAAACTACTACAAGATAATAACCAAGATATTCGCAGAGCGGCCCGTGCGGCACTGAAGGAATTGGGCACCGAGGTGCCGGAGGAGAATAAGAAATGA
- a CDS encoding tetratricopeptide repeat protein: MLTRITVISILCLAALIPALAADDDKELSEMFYKAGIKAAKDNDFAEAARKFERALEYQPDFPEAMFKLAECCEKTGQKTRAVENYRLCRKSLSGQRHQLSKEEQDLLSRANRALDRVDTAGKELRQARAAQCAELMKLANDCYNRRYLRMSLRVVELILRLDPDFAPAKELLAKLKQAGITSQSKPKPNKEQAYKFMAEAINAAGQRDYQQALELFDQAIKVDPSNYEAYTNRGVCYAALGQIDQAIKDLNEAIKLNPKNVGAYANRASLYYSKKDYVRAIEDTSAALRLNPRDTGAGITRAASYYNTNEFDKAINDYNNVLQSKPDTTSAYQGLACCHYQKGNLKEAAQNAQRYLDYKPDGESSGQMRTMISECNKKSGK, from the coding sequence ATGCTTACCAGAATAACGGTTATATCGATTCTCTGCCTGGCCGCATTAATCCCCGCCCTGGCTGCCGATGACGACAAAGAGCTGTCCGAAATGTTCTACAAAGCCGGCATCAAAGCCGCCAAGGACAACGATTTCGCCGAAGCCGCCCGCAAGTTCGAACGGGCTTTGGAATACCAGCCCGATTTCCCCGAAGCTATGTTCAAGCTGGCCGAATGCTGCGAGAAGACCGGCCAAAAGACCCGGGCCGTGGAAAACTACCGGCTCTGCCGCAAGTCGCTTTCCGGCCAGCGCCACCAGCTTTCCAAGGAAGAGCAGGACCTGCTCAGCCGGGCCAACCGGGCGCTGGACCGGGTCGATACCGCCGGCAAAGAACTGCGCCAGGCCCGCGCCGCCCAGTGCGCCGAGCTGATGAAGCTGGCCAACGACTGCTACAACCGGCGTTACCTGAGGATGTCCCTGCGGGTTGTCGAGCTGATACTCAGGCTCGACCCCGATTTCGCCCCGGCCAAGGAATTGCTGGCCAAACTAAAACAGGCCGGCATCACCAGCCAGTCCAAGCCGAAGCCCAACAAGGAGCAGGCCTACAAGTTTATGGCCGAGGCCATCAACGCGGCCGGACAGCGCGATTACCAACAGGCCCTCGAGCTCTTTGACCAGGCCATCAAGGTCGACCCCAGCAACTACGAGGCCTATACGAACCGGGGCGTCTGTTACGCCGCCCTCGGCCAGATAGACCAGGCCATCAAAGACCTGAATGAGGCCATCAAACTCAACCCCAAAAACGTCGGCGCTTATGCCAACCGGGCCTCGCTCTATTATAGCAAAAAAGACTACGTCCGTGCCATCGAAGATACTTCCGCGGCGCTCAGGCTCAACCCCAGGGACACCGGCGCCGGCATCACCCGGGCCGCCTCTTACTACAACACCAACGAATTCGACAAAGCCATCAACGATTACAACAACGTCCTGCAGTCGAAACCGGATACCACCAGCGCCTACCAGGGCCTGGCCTGCTGTCACTACCAGAAAGGCAACCTCAAGGAAGCCGCCCAGAACGCCCAGCGTTATTTGGATTACAAACCCGACGGCGAATCCTCCGGCCAGATGCGCACAATGATAAGCGAGTGTAACAAAAAATCCGGGAAATAA